In Helicobacter pylori, a single genomic region encodes these proteins:
- a CDS encoding TIR domain protein: protein MSENIKEKTTKAFRVDLDSRENQSILKPIARYSFNNQAYQVDEAPEKIAKKIYELIKDAKHSNDGIVLNHIKIKEAFFSPFKPQLKSAQVFLSHLHADKNEALEVKGYLESKTNHKVFVDSLFWDYKDDVLNKLAEYDDTSRIKDAFTLILRESLQDMIEKCPYFVFLQSKNSVSLNQGLSRNQDLLKITYSAWIYEELKIAHSTSESRPIPMMESMQVFHDISLFLESFETITLKKLSQQINS, encoded by the coding sequence ATGAGTGAAAACATTAAAGAAAAAACCACGAAAGCTTTTAGGGTTGATTTAGATAGCAGAGAAAATCAAAGTATTTTAAAACCCATCGCACGCTATTCTTTTAACAACCAAGCCTATCAAGTTGATGAAGCGCCTGAAAAGATTGCTAAAAAGATTTATGAATTGATTAAAGACGCCAAACATTCTAACGATGGCATCGTTTTAAACCACATTAAAATTAAAGAAGCCTTTTTTAGCCCGTTCAAACCGCAGCTAAAAAGCGCTCAAGTGTTCCTATCGCATTTGCATGCGGATAAAAATGAGGCTTTAGAGGTTAAAGGCTATTTGGAAAGCAAAACAAACCACAAAGTGTTTGTAGATTCGCTTTTTTGGGATTATAAAGACGATGTCTTAAACAAATTGGCAGAATACGATGATACAAGTAGGATTAAAGACGCTTTCACGCTCATTCTCAGGGAATCTTTACAAGACATGATTGAAAAATGCCCCTATTTCGTGTTTTTACAAAGTAAGAACAGCGTTTCTCTTAATCAAGGGCTATCACGCAATCAAGATCTATTAAAAATCACTTATTCCGCATGGATTTATGAAGAATTAAAAATCGCTCATTCTACTAGTGAGAGTCGCCCAATTCCAATGATGGAAAGCATGCAAGTCTTTCATGATATATCGCTATTTTTAGAAAGTTTTGAGACCATAACCCTTAAAAAACTATCGCAACAAATCAATTCATAG
- the purU gene encoding formyltetrahydrofolate deformylase, protein MLEFILKIQARDSKGLVSAISTIIANKGYNIVKNDEFVDPLKQRFFMRLKIQKEIKPLNTGIKEQEERSLKTALFKALENFSELLIEVILTHKKNIILLATKESHCLGDLLLRVYGGELSAQVLGVISNHEILRPLVEKFDIPYFYAPCDNQALHEKEVLAIIKNLELKHKASADLLVLAKYMRILSHDFTKRYENQILNIHHSFLPAFIGANPYQQAFERGVKVIGATAHFVNESLDAGPIIIQDTLPINHNYSVEKMRLAGKDIEKLVLARALKLVLEDRVFVHENKTVVF, encoded by the coding sequence ATGTTAGAATTTATTTTAAAAATTCAAGCTAGAGATTCTAAAGGCTTGGTGAGTGCGATTAGCACCATTATCGCTAACAAGGGCTATAATATCGTTAAAAACGATGAATTTGTTGATCCCTTAAAACAGCGCTTTTTCATGCGGCTAAAGATCCAAAAAGAAATTAAGCCCTTGAATACTGGAATTAAAGAGCAAGAAGAGCGATCCTTAAAAACCGCTCTTTTTAAAGCCCTAGAAAACTTTAGCGAACTATTGATTGAAGTCATTTTAACGCATAAAAAAAACATCATTCTGCTCGCTACTAAAGAGAGCCATTGCTTAGGGGATTTGCTTTTAAGGGTGTATGGAGGGGAATTGAGCGCTCAAGTTTTAGGCGTTATTTCCAACCACGAGATTTTACGCCCTTTAGTGGAAAAATTTGACATCCCTTATTTTTATGCACCTTGCGACAATCAAGCTTTGCATGAAAAAGAAGTTTTAGCAATCATTAAAAACTTGGAATTAAAACACAAAGCGAGCGCGGATTTGCTCGTTTTAGCCAAATACATGCGCATTTTAAGCCATGATTTTACGAAGCGCTATGAAAACCAGATTCTCAATATCCATCATAGTTTCTTGCCCGCATTCATCGGGGCTAACCCTTATCAGCAAGCGTTTGAAAGGGGCGTGAAAGTCATCGGAGCCACGGCGCATTTTGTGAATGAAAGCCTTGATGCTGGGCCAATTATCATACAAGACACTCTGCCCATTAACCACAATTACAGCGTGGAAAAAATGCGCCTAGCGGGTAAGGATATAGAAAAACTGGTTTTGGCTAGGGCTTTAAAACTGGTTTTAGAAGATCGGGTGTTTGTGCATGAAAACAAAACGGTGGTGTTTTGA
- a CDS encoding nickel transporter, which yields MAHHEQQQQQANSQHHHHHHAHHHHYYGGEHHHHNAQQHAEQQAEQQAQQQQQQQAHQQQQKAQQQNQQY from the coding sequence ATGGCACACCATGAACAACAACAACAACAGGCTAACAGCCAACACCACCACCATCACCATGCACACCACCACCATTACTATGGCGGCGAACACCACCACCATAACGCGCAACAACACGCTGAACAACAAGCAGAGCAACAAGCTCAACAGCAGCAACAACAACAAGCACACCAACAACAACAAAAAGCACAACAACAAAACCAACAATATTGA
- the rsmA gene encoding 16S rRNA (adenine(1518)-N(6)/adenine(1519)-N(6))-dimethyltransferase RsmA — translation MVVAKKSLGQHFLTDESFLDRIVNALPPLNSLRLIEIGVGLGDLTLKLLDRYPLKTYEIDSNLCEKMRSKLKVQKKPFQLELVEKDALFLKEEEPYFLISNLPYYIATRLVLNALKDPKCRGLLVMTQKEVALKFCAKGSQNALSVLAHTIGDATLLFDVPPSAFSPPPKVFSSVFEVIKEPLKEKALASLVQAPFFEEALQKGFETLEDFLKACFSSPRKTLSNNLKKSVSYKEKLDKVLDFLALENQPTSVRASEVKDYLKLLKSVLKG, via the coding sequence ATGGTAGTAGCTAAAAAGTCTTTAGGACAGCATTTTTTAACGGATGAGTCGTTTTTAGACAGAATCGTTAATGCTTTGCCTCCCTTAAATTCGTTAAGATTAATTGAAATCGGCGTGGGGTTAGGGGATTTGACTCTTAAGTTGTTGGATCGCTATCCTTTAAAGACTTATGAGATAGATAGCAATTTGTGCGAGAAAATGCGATCAAAACTAAAGGTGCAAAAAAAGCCTTTTCAATTAGAATTGGTAGAAAAAGACGCTCTTTTTTTAAAAGAAGAAGAGCCTTATTTTTTGATTTCTAATTTGCCTTATTATATTGCTACTAGGCTTGTTTTAAACGCGCTTAAAGACCCTAAATGCAGGGGTTTATTGGTGATGACACAAAAGGAAGTGGCGCTCAAATTTTGTGCTAAAGGTTCGCAAAATGCCTTAAGCGTTTTAGCTCACACGATAGGGGATGCTACCCTTTTGTTTGATGTGCCGCCTAGCGCGTTTAGCCCGCCTCCAAAGGTGTTTTCTAGCGTGTTTGAAGTGATTAAAGAGCCGCTGAAAGAAAAGGCGTTAGCTTCACTAGTCCAAGCGCCATTTTTTGAAGAAGCCCTACAAAAAGGGTTTGAAACATTAGAAGATTTTTTGAAAGCTTGTTTCTCATCTCCCAGGAAGACGCTTTCAAACAATCTTAAAAAAAGCGTTTCTTATAAAGAAAAGCTTGATAAGGTGTTAGATTTTTTAGCGTTAGAAAACCAACCAACAAGCGTGAGGGCGTCTGAGGTAAAAGATTATCTCAAGCTCTTAAAATCCGTTTTAAAAGGCTAG
- a CDS encoding ribonuclease J, translated as MTDNNQNNENHENSSENSKADEMRAGAFERFTNRKKRFRENAQKNAESSNHEAPSHHKKERHPNKKPNNHHKAKHTPQKTRNYAKEELDSNKVEGVTEILHVNERGTLGFHKELKKGVEANNKIQVEHLNPHYKMNLNSKASVKITPLGGLGEIGGNMMVIETPKSAIVIDAGMSFPKEGLFGVDILIPDFSYLHQIKDKIAGIIITHAHEDHIGATPYLFKELQFPLYGTPLSLGLIGSKFDEHGLKKYRSYFKIVEKRCPISVGEFIIEWIHITHSIIDSSALAIQTKAGTIIHTGDFKIDHTPVDNLPTDLYRLAHYGEKGVMLLLSDSTNSHKSGTTPSESTIAPAFDTLFKEAQGRVIMSTFSSNIHRVYQAIQYGIKYNRKIAVIGRSMEKNLDIARELGYIHLPYQSFIEANEVAKYPDNEVLIVTTGSQGETMSALYRMATDEHRHISIKPNDLVIISAKAIPGNEASVSAVLNFLIKKEAKVAYQEFDNIHVSGHAAQEEQKLMLRLIKPKFFLPVHGEYNHVARHKQTAISCGVPEKNIYLMEDGDQVEVGPAFIKKVGTIKSGKSYVDNQSNLSIDTSIVQQREEVASLGVFVATIFVNKNKQALLESSQFSSLGLVGFKDEKPLMKEIQGGLEMLLKSSNAEILNNPKKLEDHTRNFIRKALFKKFRKYPAIICHVHAT; from the coding sequence ATGACTGATAACAACCAAAATAATGAAAACCATGAAAACAGCAGTGAAAATTCAAAAGCTGATGAGATGCGAGCCGGAGCGTTTGAGCGCTTCACCAACCGCAAAAAGCGTTTCAGAGAAAACGCGCAAAAAAACGCAGAGTCTTCAAACCATGAAGCGCCTTCACACCATAAAAAAGAGCGCCACCCCAACAAAAAACCAAACAACCACCACAAAGCTAAACACACCCCCCAAAAAACACGAAATTACGCCAAAGAAGAATTGGATAGCAACAAAGTAGAGGGCGTTACGGAAATTTTGCATGTGAATGAGAGAGGGACTTTAGGCTTTCATAAGGAGCTCAAAAAGGGCGTTGAAGCTAACAACAAGATCCAAGTGGAGCATTTAAACCCGCATTATAAGATGAATCTAAACTCTAAAGCGAGCGTTAAGATCACGCCTTTAGGGGGCTTGGGCGAGATTGGGGGGAACATGATGGTCATTGAAACCCCAAAGAGCGCGATCGTGATTGATGCGGGCATGAGCTTCCCTAAAGAAGGGCTTTTTGGCGTGGATATTTTAATCCCGGATTTTTCCTATTTGCACCAGATCAAGGACAAAATCGCCGGTATTATCATCACCCATGCCCATGAAGATCACATAGGGGCCACGCCTTATTTGTTTAAAGAGCTGCAATTCCCCCTTTATGGAACGCCCTTGAGTTTAGGGCTGATTGGGAGCAAGTTTGATGAACATGGTTTGAAAAAATACCGCTCGTATTTTAAAATCGTAGAAAAGCGCTGCCCCATTAGCGTGGGCGAATTTATCATTGAATGGATCCACATCACGCATTCTATCATTGACAGCAGCGCTTTAGCGATCCAAACTAAAGCGGGAACGATCATTCACACCGGCGATTTTAAAATCGATCACACTCCAGTGGATAATTTGCCCACGGATTTGTATCGTTTAGCGCACTATGGCGAAAAGGGCGTGATGCTTCTTTTAAGCGATTCCACCAACTCCCATAAATCCGGAACTACACCGAGTGAAAGCACCATAGCGCCGGCTTTTGACACGCTTTTTAAAGAAGCGCAAGGGAGGGTGATTATGAGCACCTTCTCTAGCAATATCCACCGGGTCTATCAAGCCATACAATACGGCATTAAATACAACCGCAAGATCGCTGTGATCGGGCGCTCTATGGAAAAAAACCTAGACATCGCTAGAGAATTGGGCTATATCCATTTGCCTTATCAATCTTTTATTGAAGCCAATGAAGTCGCTAAATACCCGGACAATGAAGTCTTAATCGTAACGACCGGCTCACAAGGCGAAACCATGAGCGCGCTTTATCGCATGGCGACTGATGAGCACCGCCACATTTCTATCAAACCCAACGATTTAGTCATCATCTCCGCTAAAGCCATTCCTGGCAATGAAGCGAGCGTTTCAGCGGTATTGAATTTCTTGATCAAAAAAGAAGCTAAAGTGGCTTATCAAGAATTTGACAATATCCATGTGAGCGGGCATGCCGCCCAAGAAGAGCAAAAGCTCATGTTAAGACTCATTAAGCCTAAGTTTTTCTTGCCCGTGCATGGGGAATATAACCATGTCGCGCGCCACAAGCAAACCGCTATTTCTTGCGGGGTGCCTGAAAAAAATATCTATTTAATGGAAGATGGCGATCAGGTGGAAGTCGGCCCTGCATTTATCAAAAAAGTAGGCACCATTAAAAGCGGTAAAAGCTATGTGGATAACCAAAGCAATTTGAGTATTGACACAAGTATTGTGCAACAAAGAGAAGAAGTCGCTAGCTTGGGGGTGTTTGTGGCTACGATTTTTGTGAATAAAAACAAGCAAGCGCTTTTAGAAAGCTCTCAATTTTCCAGTTTAGGGCTTGTGGGCTTTAAAGATGAAAAGCCTTTGATGAAAGAAATTCAAGGGGGCTTAGAAATGTTATTAAAATCCAGCAACGCCGAAATTTTGAATAACCCTAAAAAATTAGAAGATCACACTCGTAATTTCATCAGAAAAGCGCTCTTTAAAAAGTTTAGAAAATACCCGGCTATTATTTGTCATGTCCATGCTACCTGA
- a CDS encoding KpsF/GutQ family sugar-phosphate isomerase has translation MSMLPDYNAIAVQVLRDEASALLESVKQFQEPNDLEAVVKLILKSQEKGGKLVIVGVGKSALVAQKIAASMLSTGNRSAFLHPTEAMHGDLGMVEKNDVILMISYGGESLELLNLVSHLKRLSHKIITFTKSPNSSISKLGDYYLSLKIKKEACPINTAPTTSTTLTLALGDVLMACLMRAKNFSQEDFASFHPGGLLGKKLFVKVKDLLQTTNLPLIAPSTSFKDALIEMSEKRLGSAILVNEANELVGVLSDGDVRRALLKGVSLKSEVRHFATLKPKSFKNLDALLLEALEFLERHKIQLLVCVDDHNKVLGVLHLHQLLELGLKA, from the coding sequence ATGTCCATGCTACCTGATTACAACGCTATCGCCGTGCAAGTCTTAAGAGATGAAGCGAGTGCACTTTTAGAAAGCGTTAAGCAATTCCAAGAACCTAACGATTTAGAAGCGGTTGTCAAGCTCATTTTAAAAAGCCAAGAAAAAGGGGGTAAGCTTGTGATAGTGGGCGTGGGTAAGAGCGCTTTAGTGGCGCAAAAAATCGCTGCTTCTATGCTAAGCACCGGTAACAGGAGCGCGTTTTTACACCCCACAGAAGCCATGCATGGGGATTTGGGCATGGTGGAAAAAAACGATGTGATCTTAATGATTAGCTATGGGGGCGAGTCTTTAGAATTATTGAATCTGGTGAGCCATTTAAAACGCTTAAGCCATAAAATCATCACTTTCACTAAAAGCCCTAATAGTTCGATCTCTAAACTCGGCGATTATTATTTGAGCTTGAAAATTAAAAAAGAAGCTTGCCCCATTAACACCGCTCCAACGACTTCTACTACCCTAACTCTAGCCTTAGGCGATGTTTTAATGGCATGCTTGATGCGAGCGAAAAACTTCAGCCAAGAAGATTTTGCCTCCTTTCATCCGGGCGGGCTTTTAGGCAAAAAACTTTTTGTCAAAGTTAAAGACTTATTGCAAACCACGAACCTCCCCCTAATCGCTCCTAGCACAAGTTTTAAAGACGCACTCATAGAAATGAGTGAAAAACGCTTAGGCAGTGCGATTTTAGTCAATGAAGCTAACGAGCTTGTGGGGGTGTTAAGCGATGGCGATGTCCGTAGGGCGTTATTAAAAGGGGTGAGTTTAAAGAGCGAAGTGAGGCATTTTGCCACTTTAAAACCTAAAAGCTTTAAGAATTTAGACGCTCTTCTTTTAGAAGCGTTAGAATTTTTAGAACGCCATAAGATCCAGCTTTTAGTGTGCGTAGATGATCATAATAAGGTTTTAGGGGTCTTGCACTTGCACCAACTTTTAGAATTAGGGCTTAAAGCATGA
- the rlmN gene encoding 23S rRNA (adenine(2503)-C(2))-methyltransferase RlmN, whose product MKASVYDFTLKELGQLLKPSFRAKQLYLWLYAKYKTSFKDMQNNFSKDFIAYLEQEFTLRTIEITHVRESVDGSKKYLFKSLRDNHTFEAVLLKMKDKKIDEKTNAILEGEKYTVCVSCQIGCQVGCAFCFTQKGGFVRNLKASEIIQQALLIKEDNNLPLEKALNIVFMGMGEPLNNLDEVCKAIEIFNTGMQISPKRITISTSGVADKIPILAGKNLGVQLAISLHAVDDKTRSSLMPLNKKYNIECVLNEVKKWPLEQRKRVMFEYLLIKDLNDSLDCAKKLLKLLNGIKSKVNLILFNPHEGSKFERPSLESARMFADFLNAKGLLCTIRESKALDIEAACGQLREKKLSQQI is encoded by the coding sequence ATGAAAGCGAGCGTTTATGATTTCACTCTAAAGGAATTGGGCCAGCTTTTAAAACCAAGCTTTAGGGCTAAGCAGCTTTATTTGTGGCTCTATGCGAAGTATAAAACAAGCTTTAAAGACATGCAAAATAATTTTTCAAAAGATTTTATCGCTTATTTAGAGCAAGAATTTACTTTGCGCACGATAGAAATCACGCATGTGAGGGAGAGCGTTGATGGCTCTAAAAAATACCTTTTTAAATCTTTAAGAGACAACCACACTTTTGAAGCGGTGTTGTTGAAAATGAAGGATAAAAAGATTGACGAAAAGACGAACGCCATTTTAGAGGGGGAAAAATACACCGTATGCGTGTCTTGTCAAATCGGCTGTCAAGTGGGTTGCGCGTTTTGTTTCACTCAAAAAGGCGGTTTTGTAAGGAATTTAAAAGCGAGCGAGATTATCCAGCAAGCCCTACTCATTAAAGAAGATAATAACCTCCCCCTTGAAAAAGCGCTCAATATTGTTTTTATGGGAATGGGCGAGCCTTTGAACAATTTAGATGAGGTGTGTAAAGCGATTGAAATTTTTAATACCGGCATGCAAATTTCACCTAAAAGAATCACCATTTCCACGAGCGGCGTGGCCGATAAAATCCCCATTTTAGCGGGCAAAAATTTAGGCGTGCAATTAGCCATATCCTTACACGCCGTAGATGACAAAACGCGTTCATCTTTAATGCCCTTGAATAAAAAATACAACATTGAATGCGTTTTGAATGAAGTGAAAAAATGGCCTTTAGAACAACGAAAAAGAGTGATGTTTGAATACCTTTTAATTAAAGATCTAAACGACAGCTTGGACTGCGCTAAAAAACTTTTAAAACTTTTAAACGGCATTAAATCCAAAGTGAATTTGATCTTATTCAACCCGCATGAAGGCTCTAAGTTTGAACGCCCTAGCTTAGAGAGCGCTAGAATGTTTGCGGATTTTTTAAACGCCAAAGGCTTATTATGCACCATTAGAGAGTCTAAAGCCTTGGATATTGAAGCGGCTTGCGGGCAATTGAGGGAGAAAAAACTCTCTCAGCAAATTTGA
- a CDS encoding outer membrane beta-barrel protein: protein MLFLAFYSVLGFHFGHAIDESGLNKLVGKKVQEALAKEKAKAKHQRADKSAFFAGLGYSGMFSWNLAYKDSFVLLSHYNFNFGGRLLERKDPSTILNGFNFKVGYQHAAPVKIKKMGFGVRGGFQYSYKAGNYMEKDKYQQYLFGVIPIDIISPVSFFNGGIITMSTYSFFMDFLHNVYENEKFFIGYFIGAGLGGESVTAHVLKDFGNILVQLAQFQGYGSLGLRMGDKHHTLELSASVHGDAPSCSLKKLKSCESVRVLQAKIPRGIFESYVTWSADYVYRF from the coding sequence ATTTTATTTTTAGCTTTTTATTCTGTGCTAGGGTTTCATTTTGGCCACGCTATAGATGAGAGCGGGCTTAATAAACTCGTTGGAAAGAAAGTTCAAGAAGCTTTAGCGAAAGAAAAAGCTAAGGCTAAACATCAAAGAGCGGATAAAAGTGCTTTTTTTGCCGGTCTTGGCTATAGCGGGATGTTTTCATGGAATTTAGCTTATAAAGATAGTTTTGTTTTGCTAAGTCACTATAACTTCAATTTTGGTGGAAGACTCTTAGAAAGAAAAGATCCTAGCACAATCTTAAACGGCTTTAATTTTAAGGTGGGGTATCAGCATGCCGCTCCTGTTAAGATTAAAAAAATGGGTTTTGGCGTTAGGGGAGGGTTCCAATATTCCTATAAAGCGGGCAATTACATGGAAAAAGATAAATACCAACAATACTTATTTGGAGTGATACCCATAGACATAATAAGTCCTGTTTCTTTTTTTAATGGTGGTATTATAACAATGTCAACTTACAGCTTTTTTATGGATTTTTTACACAATGTGTATGAAAATGAGAAATTTTTCATTGGTTATTTTATAGGGGCTGGGTTAGGGGGTGAGAGCGTAACAGCCCATGTTCTTAAAGATTTTGGTAATATATTAGTGCAATTAGCGCAATTTCAGGGCTATGGTTCGTTAGGGCTAAGAATGGGCGATAAGCACCATACGCTAGAATTGAGCGCAAGCGTTCATGGCGACGCTCCTAGTTGTTCTTTAAAAAAGCTAAAGAGTTGCGAAAGTGTGAGGGTTTTACAAGCAAAAATCCCTAGGGGCATTTTTGAAAGCTATGTTACTTGGAGCGCGGATTATGTTTATCGTTTTTAA
- a CDS encoding RNA-binding S4 domain-containing protein, producing the protein MRIDKFLQSVGLVKRRVLATDMCNIGAVWLNGSCTKASKEVKIGDAISLHYLKGIEEYTILQIPTLKNVPRKDTHLYIAPKTKES; encoded by the coding sequence ATGCGAATAGACAAATTTTTACAATCAGTGGGTTTAGTGAAGCGGCGCGTTTTAGCGACAGATATGTGCAACATAGGGGCGGTGTGGCTCAATGGGAGTTGCACTAAGGCCAGTAAAGAAGTGAAAATAGGCGATGCGATTAGTTTGCACTATTTAAAAGGGATAGAAGAATACACGATTTTACAAATCCCTACTTTAAAAAATGTGCCGCGAAAAGACACGCACCTTTATATCGCTCCTAAAACAAAAGAATCATAA
- a CDS encoding isoleucine--tRNA ligase, with translation MKEYKDTLNLNTTTFSMKGNLSVNEPKTYAKWQKQQAFKRMQNRKDNHGDFTLHDGPPYANGHLHLGHALNKILKDIVVKREYFKGKKIYYTPGWDCHGLPIEQQILERLEKEKTSLENPTLFREKCRDHAKKFLEIQKNEFLQLGVLGDFEDPYKTMDFKFEASIYRALVEVAKKGLLKERHKPIYWSYACESALAEAEVEYKMKKSPSIFVAFDLKKESLEKLKVKKASLVIWTTTPWTLYANEAIALKKDAVYALTQKGYLVAKALHEKLAALGVVDSEIAHEFNSNDLEYLKATNPLNQRDSLITLGEHVGLEDGTGAVHTAPGHGEEDYYLGLKYNLEVLMSVDEKGCYDEGIIHKKLLDESYLGEHVFKAQKRIIEQLGDSLLLEQEIEHSYPHCWRTHKPVIYRATTQWFILMDEPFIQNDGSQKTLREVALDAIEKVEFVPSSGKNRLKTMIENRPDWCLSRQRKWGVPLAFFIDKRTSKPCFESEVLEHVANLFEKKGCDVWWEYSVKDLLPPNYQDNAKHYEKIMHILDVWFDSGSTFKAVLEDYHGEKGQSPSDVILEGSDQHRGWFQSSLLIGCVLNNQAPFKKVITHGFIVDEKGEKMSKSKGNVVSLDNLLKKHGSDVVRLWVAFNDYQNDLRVSQTFFIQTEQHYKKFRNTLKFLLANFSDMDLKDLERSHSFSPLDHFILEALETASAGVNSAFEEHDFVKGLNILMAFVTNELSGIYLDACKDSLYCDSKNNEKRQAIQMVLLAVASQLCYFLAPILTHTIEEVLEHSQVLCAFLQAKDVFDLKDINILEKLHLKEFKKPENFEAVLALRSAFNEELDRLKKEGVVKNSLECAIEVKEKALRENLVEELLMVSFVGIAKERLSETPAFTLFKAPFYKCPRCWRFKSELENTPCKRCEQVLKER, from the coding sequence GTGAAAGAATACAAAGACACCCTAAACTTAAACACAACCACCTTTTCTATGAAAGGGAATTTGAGCGTTAATGAGCCTAAAACTTACGCCAAATGGCAAAAGCAACAAGCGTTCAAACGCATGCAAAATAGGAAAGATAACCATGGGGATTTCACCTTGCATGACGGGCCGCCTTATGCGAACGGGCATTTGCATTTAGGGCATGCCTTAAATAAAATTTTAAAAGACATTGTCGTTAAAAGAGAATATTTTAAGGGGAAGAAAATCTATTACACGCCCGGTTGGGATTGCCATGGCTTGCCCATTGAGCAGCAAATTTTAGAGCGATTAGAAAAAGAAAAAACGAGCCTAGAAAACCCCACGCTGTTTAGAGAAAAGTGCCGAGATCATGCGAAAAAATTTTTAGAAATCCAAAAGAATGAATTTTTGCAATTAGGCGTTTTGGGGGATTTTGAAGATCCTTATAAAACCATGGATTTTAAATTTGAAGCGAGCATTTATAGGGCTTTAGTGGAAGTGGCTAAAAAAGGGCTTTTGAAAGAGCGCCACAAGCCTATTTATTGGAGTTATGCATGCGAGAGCGCTTTAGCGGAAGCTGAAGTGGAATACAAGATGAAAAAATCGCCCTCCATTTTCGTGGCGTTTGATTTGAAAAAGGAGAGTTTAGAAAAGTTAAAAGTCAAAAAAGCGAGCTTGGTGATTTGGACGACCACGCCTTGGACTTTGTATGCGAATGAAGCGATCGCTTTGAAAAAAGACGCTGTTTATGCACTCACCCAAAAAGGCTATTTAGTCGCTAAAGCCTTGCATGAAAAATTAGCCGCTTTAGGGGTGGTGGATAGTGAGATTGCACATGAATTCAATTCCAATGATTTAGAATACTTGAAAGCGACCAATCCTTTAAACCAAAGAGATTCCCTAATCACTCTAGGAGAGCATGTCGGTTTAGAAGATGGCACAGGAGCCGTGCATACCGCACCCGGGCATGGTGAAGAGGACTATTATTTAGGCTTAAAATATAATTTAGAAGTGTTAATGTCTGTAGATGAGAAAGGTTGCTATGATGAGGGCATTATCCATAAGAAATTATTAGATGAAAGCTATCTGGGCGAGCATGTTTTTAAGGCTCAAAAACGCATTATAGAGCAATTGGGCGATTCTTTATTGCTAGAGCAAGAGATTGAACATTCCTACCCGCATTGCTGGAGGACGCACAAGCCTGTGATTTACAGAGCGACCACGCAATGGTTTATTTTAATGGATGAGCCTTTTATTCAAAATGATGGCTCTCAAAAAACCTTAAGAGAAGTGGCTTTAGATGCGATTGAAAAGGTGGAATTTGTGCCAAGCAGCGGGAAAAACCGCCTAAAAACCATGATAGAAAACCGCCCTGATTGGTGCTTGAGTCGACAAAGAAAATGGGGCGTGCCATTGGCCTTTTTCATAGACAAACGCACCAGTAAGCCTTGTTTTGAAAGCGAAGTTTTAGAGCATGTGGCCAATCTTTTTGAAAAAAAAGGCTGTGATGTGTGGTGGGAGTATAGCGTGAAAGATTTATTACCCCCTAATTATCAAGATAACGCCAAGCATTATGAGAAAATCATGCACATTTTAGACGTGTGGTTTGATAGCGGTAGCACCTTTAAGGCGGTTTTAGAAGACTACCATGGAGAAAAAGGGCAAAGCCCTAGCGATGTGATCTTAGAAGGGAGCGATCAGCATAGGGGGTGGTTTCAAAGCTCGCTTCTAATCGGTTGTGTTTTAAACAACCAAGCCCCTTTTAAAAAAGTCATTACGCATGGCTTTATCGTCGATGAAAAGGGCGAAAAAATGAGCAAATCTAAGGGCAATGTGGTGTCTTTGGACAACTTACTCAAAAAGCATGGGAGCGATGTGGTGCGTTTGTGGGTAGCGTTTAATGACTATCAAAACGATTTGAGAGTCTCTCAAACCTTTTTCATTCAAACAGAACAGCATTATAAGAAATTCCGCAACACCCTAAAATTCTTACTCGCCAATTTTAGCGATATGGATCTTAAGGATTTAGAACGATCCCATAGCTTCAGCCCTTTAGATCATTTTATATTAGAGGCTTTAGAAACAGCAAGCGCTGGAGTCAATAGCGCGTTTGAAGAGCATGATTTTGTGAAAGGCTTGAATATTTTAATGGCGTTTGTTACCAATGAATTGAGCGGGATTTATTTAGACGCTTGTAAGGATAGTTTGTATTGTGATAGCAAAAATAATGAAAAACGCCAAGCCATTCAAATGGTCTTACTCGCTGTGGCTAGTCAATTGTGTTACTTTTTAGCCCCGATTTTAACGCACACGATTGAAGAAGTTTTAGAGCATAGTCAGGTGCTTTGCGCGTTTTTACAAGCCAAAGACGTGTTTGATTTAAAAGACATTAATATTTTAGAAAAACTCCACCTTAAAGAGTTTAAAAAACCAGAAAATTTTGAAGCCGTTTTAGCCTTGCGTTCTGCCTTTAATGAAGAGTTAGACCGCTTGAAAAAAGAAGGCGTGGTGAAAAATTCGTTGGAATGCGCTATTGAAGTGAAAGAAAAAGCGTTGCGTGAAAATTTAGTAGAAGAATTGCTGATGGTAAGCTTTGTGGGGATTGCAAAAGAAAGATTGAGCGAAACGCCAGCATTCACGCTCTTTAAAGCCCCCTTTTATAAATGCCCCAGGTGTTGGCGTTTTAAAAGCGAGTTAGAAAACACCCCTTGCAAGCGTTGCGAACAGGTTTTAAAAGAGCGATGA